ATTAATGCTTTTGCAACAGGTTGCAGGCGTAATTCAGCATTAGTTGCAGTATCTACAGGATTATTAGAGAATATGACTAAAGATGAAGCAGAAGCAGTTTTGGCTCATGAAATTAGTCATATTTCTAATGGTGATATGATTACAATGAGTTTAATACAAGGTGTTGTAAATACATTTGTTATATTTATATCTCGTATTGTTTCACAAATATTAAATAATCTTTTATTAAATAATCGAGAAGAAAATAATGAAAATGAAAAAAATTCATTTACTTATTTTATAATTTCTACATTTTTAGAAATAATTTTTGGAGTTCTGGCAAGTATTATAACTATGTGGTTTTCTAGACATCGAGAATTTTATGCTGATGCTAGTTCTGCAAAATTAGTAGGTAATAAAAAAATGATTGCTGCGTTAAATCGATTAAAATTAAGCTCTAAACCACAAGAACCTGATAGTATTATGACATTTTGCATTCATGGAAGATCTAATAAAATTATCGAATTATTTGCATCTCATCCCTCTTTAGATAAAAGAATACAAGCTTTAAATAATAAAAAATATATGTAAAAATTAAAAATAATATAAAAATTTCTCTTAGTAGAAAAAATATCTATTAAGAGAAAAAATAAAAAATATATTTATATATTTTAAAAGTTACAGAAAATTTTTTATTTAAAAAATAAAAAATATTAA
The Buchnera aphidicola (Protaphis terricola) genome window above contains:
- the htpX gene encoding protease HtpX produces the protein MIRIILFLLTNLAVTSTFALILTLTGINSDSIYGILIISSLFGFSGSLVSLLISKWIALRSVNGRIINFPNNDIENWLISTIKQQAFKKGIKTPQIAIYDSADINAFATGCRRNSALVAVSTGLLENMTKDEAEAVLAHEISHISNGDMITMSLIQGVVNTFVIFISRIVSQILNNLLLNNREENNENEKNSFTYFIISTFLEIIFGVLASIITMWFSRHREFYADASSAKLVGNKKMIAALNRLKLSSKPQEPDSIMTFCIHGRSNKIIELFASHPSLDKRIQALNNKKYM